The Melospiza melodia melodia isolate bMelMel2 chromosome 7, bMelMel2.pri, whole genome shotgun sequence genome has a segment encoding these proteins:
- the HAUS8 gene encoding HAUS augmin-like complex subunit 8 isoform X2 — MSSEGSGMAAAGQTPKAKRRGGRVVQSRYLQLDKKQSKTVLKQPSSGVAQRKAAKDASSGYSSANSSLLSSRAEARAVVSQKHKASASVNLSSLNQAGLEKGDLQSTLIDEEQMKLPDLDISAINEKNSETKKRMNKTRKATASSDLLEVLESETLILTFLKLRMEKRVAKMEEKAEKNLLMLCEEKRRQQEKLLELKREILLEERKQKLNEVLDKQIEVLSPLVAVCEQFKEQYRNFAAGLDATRHELPIKNIHIEGDKQTYLEELEKQLRITQELLTEVMPEHSEDGGKALGALKELQEVSQQLSQGLQRSFTDVQNLSFEASKEVSLHNQYLCEEKHGVDVVKGWYFNSV, encoded by the exons ATGTCCTCGGAGGGCAGCGGTATGGCGGCGGCCGGACAAACGCCTAAAGCTAAGCGGAGAG GAGGAAGAGTCGTTCAGTCTCGCTACCTGCAGTTAGATAAGAAACAAAGCAAGACGGTGCTGAAACAGCCAAGCTCAGGCGTCGCTCAGCGAAAGGCAGCAAAG gATGCTTCCTCAGGTTACTCCTCAGCAAACAGTTCACTGCTGTCTTCTAGAGCTGAAGCAAGAGCGGTTGTCTCTCAGAAACATAAAGCTTCTGCTA GTGTGAACCTCAGCTCATTGAATCAGGCTGGTCTTGAGAAGGGTGACTTGCAGTCCACTTTAATAGATGAAGAGCAAATGAAGCTACCAGACCTTGACATTTCTGCTATTAATG AAAAGAATTCAGAGacaaagaaaagaatgaataagacTCGTAAG GCAACTGCTTCTTCTGATCTGCTGGAAGTGCTGGAATCTGAGACACTAATTTTAACTTTCCTAAAATTAAGG ATGGAAAAAAGGGTTGCCAAGATGGaggagaaagcagaaaaaaacttGTTAATGTTGTGTGAAGAGAAGCGGAGACAGCAGGAGAAGCTCTTGGAGCTGAAACGTGAAATTCTGCTcgaggagagaaagcagaagctCAATGAAGTATTAGACAAACAG ATAGAAGTGCTGTCTCCCCTGGTTGCTGTGTGTGAGCAGTTTAAAGAGCAATACAGAAACTTTGCAGCTGGCCTGGATGCCACAAGACACGAATTACCCATAAAGAACATTCACATAGAAGGAGATAAGCAAACCTACCTTG AGGAACTGGAAAAGCAATTAAGGATCACACAGGAGCTTCTGACAGAAGTTATGCCAGAGCACTCAGAGGATGGTGGAAAAGCACTTGGTGCACTGAAAGAGCTTCAAGAAGTGTCTCAGCAACTGAGTCAAGGGCTTCAAAG GAGCTTCACAGATGTGCAGAACCTGTCCTTTGAAGCCAGTAAAGAAGTTTCTCTGCATAACCAGTACTTGTGTGAAGAGAAGCATGGAGTAGATGTTGTGAAAGGCTGGTATTTCAACTCTGTGTAG
- the HAUS8 gene encoding HAUS augmin-like complex subunit 8 isoform X1, with product MSSEGSGMAAAGQTPKAKRRGGRVVQSRYLQLDKKQSKTVLKQPSSGVAQRKAAKDASSGYSSANSSLLSSRAEARAVVSQKHKASASVNLSSLNQAGLEKGDLQSTLIDEEQMKLPDLDISAINDNSDPKKSSYSESVSEKNSETKKRMNKTRKATASSDLLEVLESETLILTFLKLRMEKRVAKMEEKAEKNLLMLCEEKRRQQEKLLELKREILLEERKQKLNEVLDKQIEVLSPLVAVCEQFKEQYRNFAAGLDATRHELPIKNIHIEGDKQTYLEELEKQLRITQELLTEVMPEHSEDGGKALGALKELQEVSQQLSQGLQRSFTDVQNLSFEASKEVSLHNQYLCEEKHGVDVVKGWYFNSV from the exons ATGTCCTCGGAGGGCAGCGGTATGGCGGCGGCCGGACAAACGCCTAAAGCTAAGCGGAGAG GAGGAAGAGTCGTTCAGTCTCGCTACCTGCAGTTAGATAAGAAACAAAGCAAGACGGTGCTGAAACAGCCAAGCTCAGGCGTCGCTCAGCGAAAGGCAGCAAAG gATGCTTCCTCAGGTTACTCCTCAGCAAACAGTTCACTGCTGTCTTCTAGAGCTGAAGCAAGAGCGGTTGTCTCTCAGAAACATAAAGCTTCTGCTA GTGTGAACCTCAGCTCATTGAATCAGGCTGGTCTTGAGAAGGGTGACTTGCAGTCCACTTTAATAGATGAAGAGCAAATGAAGCTACCAGACCTTGACATTTCTGCTATTAATG ATAACAGTGACCCCAAGAAGAGTTCTTATTCAGAATCTGTTTCAGAAAAGAATTCAGAGacaaagaaaagaatgaataagacTCGTAAG GCAACTGCTTCTTCTGATCTGCTGGAAGTGCTGGAATCTGAGACACTAATTTTAACTTTCCTAAAATTAAGG ATGGAAAAAAGGGTTGCCAAGATGGaggagaaagcagaaaaaaacttGTTAATGTTGTGTGAAGAGAAGCGGAGACAGCAGGAGAAGCTCTTGGAGCTGAAACGTGAAATTCTGCTcgaggagagaaagcagaagctCAATGAAGTATTAGACAAACAG ATAGAAGTGCTGTCTCCCCTGGTTGCTGTGTGTGAGCAGTTTAAAGAGCAATACAGAAACTTTGCAGCTGGCCTGGATGCCACAAGACACGAATTACCCATAAAGAACATTCACATAGAAGGAGATAAGCAAACCTACCTTG AGGAACTGGAAAAGCAATTAAGGATCACACAGGAGCTTCTGACAGAAGTTATGCCAGAGCACTCAGAGGATGGTGGAAAAGCACTTGGTGCACTGAAAGAGCTTCAAGAAGTGTCTCAGCAACTGAGTCAAGGGCTTCAAAG GAGCTTCACAGATGTGCAGAACCTGTCCTTTGAAGCCAGTAAAGAAGTTTCTCTGCATAACCAGTACTTGTGTGAAGAGAAGCATGGAGTAGATGTTGTGAAAGGCTGGTATTTCAACTCTGTGTAG